CTCTGGCCTCCCGGTATCCCACCGGGTCCAAACCAGGGACCCCTGACACGTCCCCTCTCGGCCAAAGCGTCTGGGTCAGAATCATCTTTAAGATTGCAAAACAGCCACAAATCAAAGGACGGTGTCCTTGATCCAATGTTCCCAGAGATACCGAGCCATCCCACCCCCGGAGCCGGGCCAAATCCCCCGCGGCGGGCAAGGCCACATGCGGCCCAGCTTGCCGGGAATTTGCGGCGGCTCTCCGGGAGAGCGATCCTTGGGATCCCGGCCCCGACGTGTCGGAGACGTCTCCGCTCAGCGGAACGTGGCACTCCCCGGGAAAGGAGGCCAAAGGTACCTCGAGCTCGGGGAGAGGCAGAACCTAACGGGCCGACGGCTCTGTCTCTTTCCGGGTGAGTGAGAGAGACCTCCCCCGGGGTCACACACTGATGGCAGGGGACCTCGTGTGAACCTGAGATAGGAGGGGAGCACACGCCCGGGTCCCACGGGCACAGACGGTACCTGCTGCCCTCACACGCTCCGTAAGAGGGACGAGTGGGACGCTCTCACTTCCCAGATCGGGAGCAAGAAAGGAACTCCACCATCGCCGAGCAGATCGGAGGACGAATTACGCCGAGGGGGAGGTAAGATGGCCGCAGCCCGTCAGCTCCTCCTGCAGTCTGAAATctccctggtgggcagggatggcctccgTCAACCCTctgaggaaagcagcgtggctcggtggcgagagccggggcttgggagtcaagaggacgtgggttctgatcccggctccgccacctgtctgccgcgtgacctggggcaagccgctgAACTTCTCTccacctcggtgacctcatctgtaaaatggggattaggacggtgagccccacgtgagacgatctgaataccttgtatctaccctagcactcggATCAgggctcggcacttagtaagcgcttcacaaataccttaattcTTATTAtgacacattataagtgcttagccaataccacagttattttgatattattataatcattactaccccagaacttggaagTGTTTGACATAAAgtcctcaacaaatgccacaattaatatgaTACTgcacttttcccaagtgcttagtacagtgctctgcacacaataagcactcaatagataccacagaTAGATCAGTGACTGGCAAGTAAAGTTGTCATTTTGCCATCTACTTACACTAGGCTCAGTGCCTCTAATTTACTGCCAACACGACTGTCCAAGACATCGTAGCACACTGGTCCataacgacggcatctgttaattactcactgtgtgctaagcaatggagtagacgCGAGATTATGAGCTTGAACACAATCTCCACTCTGAACAGGTCCTCCAGTCTGTCTTggcccaatttcacagatgaggcaactgaggcagagagaggttttaagtgacttgcccaagcccaaagagcaggccagtggcagagctgggaccagaacctgggtctcccgcctcctggtcccatgctctttaataataataataataataataatgacagttattaagcgctatgtgccgagcactgttctaagcactgggggagatacaggggaatgaggtggtcccacgtggggctcacagtcttcatccccattttacagaggaggtcactgaggctcagagaaatcaagcgacctgcccagagtcGCCCAGCTGATCCGTGGcggagccacgacctctgactcccaaacccgggctcttcccactgagccacgctgtctcttaAAGTGCAGTGTGCTTTCGTCATTTTTGGAGAATAAATTAAGATAAAAAGTACGGGTCTTTAGGGAcgcactgcaaacagtaagcgctcagtaaagagcgCTGATTGAACGTATGAGACCCAGAAGACGGGGTCTCTGCCTTGGAGGGATGGTAATCCGACGGGCAGAGGACAAAGAGACGCACACTGCGAAACACGATACAAGGTCCAGGGCGGTCCATGCCGACAGACTGACGCAGCGACGGACAGGAAGGTCGGGCTTCGGGTCCAAAGCTCCCGTTATTCGGAAAGacctaaggctttgaaagttaaACGCCAGGTTAAAAGCAGCACAAGTCTGGGACTGAGGAGATCCCGGTTCTGtccctcattcagtcgtatttactgagcgctcactgggtgcaaagcgctgtactaagcgcttgggggatgtGCACCACGAcgacagacgcattctctgcccaccacgagctcccaCTCTGGAGAGCGAGGCAGATATGAATATCGATAAATAAACGATTGGCTCGATTTGCAGACGAGGGTAGTGTCTCCCTCGGGGAGGGTGAGTGGTGTGGGACGGATCCTGGATCCGATCTGATCACCTTCGCCCCAGTGGACAGCACAAGGTAGGCacgtaataaatgccactgttaggGGCAGAACCTTTGGcggtggcaacagcccgggccCTCCCTGCTAGGGGTTTCACAAATCACGGAGAAGCAACAGCTCCTGCCTCCAAAACACCAAAGCGGACACTGTACACAGAGAAGCCGGGTGACCTACCGGGCCTGGCAGTcgcaaggacccgggttctaatcccggctcctccatctgtccgccgggtgaccttgtccaagtcacttcccctctcccgggagtcagatgggcctgggtttaaatcccggctcctccatctgtccgccgggtgactttGCCCAGTCACTTCCCCTCCTGGGAGgcggacggacctgggttctaatcccgacacctccatcttctcctgggtaaccttgtccaagtcatttcccctctcctgggaggcggacggacctgggttctaatcccgacgcctCCATCTGTCTCCTGGGTAACCTTGTCcaagtcatttcccctctcctgggAGCcggacagacctgggttctaatcccgccgcctacatctgtcattcattcattcaatagtatttgagcgcttactctgtgcagaccactgtactaaacgcttggaatggacaattcaacaacagatagagacaatccctgcccaatagcgggctcacagtctaaatctgtccactgggtgaccttctccaagtcacttcccctctcctgggagtcagacagacctgggttctaattccgcctcctccatctgtccactgggtgaccctgtccaagtcacttcccttctcctgggagctggacggacctgggttcaaatcctaactACTCCATCTGTCCCCTGGGTGACCCCgtccaagtcacttcccctctcccgggggtcaggcagacctgggttccaatcccacctcctccatctgtcCACCCGgtgacccttcccctctcctgggaatcagagggacctggattctactccagcCTCCTCCATCTGTCCGCCGGGGtgaccccgtccctcccctctcctgggagtcatagggacctgggttctaatcctgactcctccatccGTCTGccaggtaagcagcgtggctcagtggcaagagcccgggcttgggagacagaggtcacgggttcgaatcccgactctgccacttgtcagctgtgtgactgtgggcaagtcacttcacttctctgcgcctcagttccctcatctggaaaatggggatgaagactgtgagccccacatgggatgaccttgcatctcccccagcgcttagaatagtgcttggcatataataagcacctaacaaataccataacgatgGTGATgtcgaccctgtatctcccccagcgcttagaacagcgctctgcacatagtaagcgcttaacaaataccaacattattatcgtcttagtcccttcccttctgctgggagtcacagagacctgggttctaatcccttctcctccaactgtcCCCTGGGTCGCCTTGTccagtcccttcctctctcctaggAGTcggacagacctgggttctaatcccgcctcctccatctgtctgccgGGGTTACCCTGTCcaagtcccttcccctctcctgggagtccgacgggcctgggttctaattccgcctcctccacctgtcccctgggttcattcaatagtatttattgagcgcttactatgtgcagagcactgtactaagcgcttgggatgaacaagtcggcaacagatagagacggtccctgccgtttgacgggcttaaagtctaatcgggggagacggacagacgagaacaatggcaataaatagagtcgaggggaagaacatctcataaaaaccgatggcgactaaatagaatcgaggcgatgtacaattcattaacaaaataaatagggtaacgaaaatatatacagtcgagcggacgagtacagtgccgtggggatgggaagggagaggtggaggagcagagggaaaaggggaaaatgaggctttagctgcggagaggtaaaggggggatggcagagggagtagggggagaagaggagctcagtctgggaaggcctcttggaggaggtgagttttaagtagggtttcgaagagggaaagagaatcagtttggcggaggtgaggagggagggcgttccgggaccgcgggaggacgcgacccaggggtcgacggcgggatgggcgagaccgagggacggcgaggaggtgggcggcagaggagcggagcgtgcggggtgggcggtagaaagagagaagggaggagaggtaggaaggggcaaggtgatggagagcctcgaagcctagagtgaggagtttttgtttggagcggaggtcaataggcaaccactggagttgtttaagaaggggagtgacatgcccagatcgtttctgcgggaagatgagccgggcagcggagtgaagaatagaccggagcggggcgagagaggaggaagggaggtcagagagaaggccgacacggtagtctagccgggatataacgagagcccgtaatagtaaggtagccgtttgggtggagaggaaagagcggaccttggcgatattgtagaggtgaaaccggcaggtcttggtaacggataggatgtgtggggtgaacgagagggacgagtcaaggatgacaccgagattgacaCTGGGTCGCCTtatccagtcccttccccactcctaggagtcagagacctgggttctaatcccgcctcctccatctGTCCCCTGGGTCGCCTTGtccagtcccttcccctctcctgggagtcacagagacctgggttctaatcccgcctcctccatctGTCCCCTGGGTGGCCCTatccccagtcccttcccctctcctgggaGTCgtacggtcctgggttctaatcccgcctcctccccgggttTGGCGGGGGGCCgtggccgcccctccccctccccgggcctcagtttcctccgcggCAGGCCGGGGCTCGGATGGCGGTGGGGCGCAGTGGTTGGCGCCTGACCCCCCCGGTGACCCAACGGGCCCCCCCGGCGCGGCCTCCGGTGGAGGGGGGTCCCCTCGGGGTCAGGGCGGCGTCCCGGGGGTCTCCTCACCGCCCGCCACATCGCGCCGCTCGCGCCGCTCCGCGCTCgcgctctccttcttcccttccttccttcccgccCGCAGCGTCGCGCGCCCAGCCCGCCCCTCTCCGCCGCGTACCTTCACACCCCGCGCGCGCGCCCTCCCGCGCATGCGCAGCTTCCGACCCGGCCGCGGGCCCCGCCCGGGGGGTCACCCCCCACGCATGCGCAGCTTCCCGGCTCGACCGCCCCTCCGGGGAGGGGGTCACCCGCGCATGCGCAGCTTCCGCCCCCgaccctcctcatccccccaccccggccccttccctcaacccctgcGCATGCGCAGCTTCCGGCCCCgaccctcctcatcccccccaccccgtccctcacCCTCCGCGCATGCGCAgcttccggccccgcccctcctcatccccccaccccgtccctcacCCCCCGCGCATGCGCAGTTTCCGGCCCCgaccctcctcatcccccccaccccgtccctcaccccccgcgcatgcgcagcgtccggcctggcctggccctgttcgcctgataataatgttggtatttgttaagcgcttactatgtgcagagcgctgttctaagcgctgggggagacaccagggaatcaggttgtcccacgtgtgtgtgggggggggttacagtcttcatccccatttgacagatgaggtcactgaggcccagagaagtgaagggactcgcccacagtcacacagctgacaagtggcggagctgggattcgaacccatgatctctgactccaaagcccgggctctttccactgagccacgctgcttctctatgcctgatgaccttctatcccccccagcgcttagaacagcgcttggcacgtagtaagcgcttaacaaataccatcattatgattattactgtatctctcccagcgcttagaacagtgctcggcacatagtaagcgctcaacaaatcccaacattatgattattattgtatttccagcgtggctcagtggaaagagcatgggcttgcgagtcagaggtcatgggttctaatcccggctccgccacttgtcagttgtgtgactttgggcaagtcacttaacttctcagtgcctcgtttacctcttctgtaaaatggggattaggactgtgagcctcacgtgggacaacctgattaccctctatctaccccagcgcttagaacagtgctttgcacatggtaagcgcttaacaaataccagcattattatttcccccagcgcttagaacagtgctcagcacatagtaagcgcttaacaaataccgtcattattattgtatctcccccagcccttagaacagtgctcggcacataataagcactcaacaaatcccaacattatgattaatattgtatctaccccagtgcttagaacagtgcttgacacatagtaagcgcttaacaaatcccaacattgtgattattattcgctgggcctcagttacctcatctgcaaaatggggataccttgtatctacccccgcgcttagaacagtccttggcacatagtaagcacttaataaaacccATTATCTATATAAAAAAATGATCCGACACATAGGTTACTGATTTaacagatagagcccgggtctggaaggcagaaggacctgggttctaatccccactccgctacttgtctgctgtgttaccttgggggagtcacttcacttctccgggcctcagttaccacgtttggaaaatgggagttaatagtaatagtaactgtggtatctgtgaagcgcttactacgtggcaggcaccgtactaagagctggggaggataatgactgtgaaccccacgtgggacaacctgatcaccttgcatcccccagcgcttaaaatagtgttttgcacatagtaagtgcttaaataccaccatttattttattttttttacaagcaaatcgagctggacacagtcgctgtcccacagtctcaccctttcacagatgagggaactgaggcccgaagtgaagtgacttgcccaaggtcacacagcagacaagtggcagagtgggaattagaacccatgaccttctgactctcaggcccacactccatcccctaaataaataaataaatggtggtatttgttaagcgcttactatgtgcaaagcactgttctaagcgctgggggatacaaggtaatcaggttgtcccacatggggctcacagtcttcatccccattttacagatgaggtcactgaggcccagagaagttaagtgacttgtccaaagtcacacagctgacaagtggcagagccgggattagaacccatgacctctgactcccaagcccgggctcttgccactgagccacgctgcttctctgaatcttcACATGGTCATCTAACTCCATCTTCTCTTCTTTtgtgaccacagtcacacagccactcACACACCCAACCTCCAAAGGGATTGGTTACACAGACAGGGAAGACTGAGAATCAATCAGGAATATTTAGAGAGCACCTCCTGCGTGtgcaacactgtgctaagcaactgGGGATGTACCgtagctagtagacatgatccctgtcctgccctccaggagctcacgatctagtgAATAACTAGATATTGACTATATCAATCTAGTGACTATccattatttgtaataataatatctagtGAATAAATGCCTCAATATTCTCCTGAACACAGTTTCTGTGGAAAATGAGTCCCCACCATCAAGCACCTTCCaactgacatcaatcaatcagatttattatttactgtgtgcgggcaTGGGGAAGCTCCCGTGGAAAGTGACAAAAAACAATCCATGGtttttgttgaggacttactgcgtgcagagcactgtagtaagtgcttggaagagtacaatatgacagagttggtggaccctttccctgcccacaacaagcttacagtctagagaggaaacagTCCCCACCCCAACTATCGCAGAAGTCACCGTGTCTGCCAGGGCCACAGAAAATGGCAAATTAACTCAATAAACTCTGAATTTATAATCGTCACTTCTGTTTCCTCTCAGGCCGAAGagcactctagattgtaagctctttgtggacaggatatttaccaactgtcatattgtactcttccaagcccttactgcagtgctctgcacacagtaagccctcgacaaataccatggattgatttttacGTCTCCTCCCACAGGAGCTTCTCCACCTCCCGATCGTCTAGATGCTCTCCGGTGCAGGGACTGGGACTGCAGTGTCCCGTGTGGGGGGAGACGGGTTTTTTTGCATTGTGGCCGAAGGGTACCTTCGGTTATAATATCTCCATCCTTCCTGAGGAGGCTGTTTGGAGTCAGCCACGGTGCTCCGGCGGGGTTGTTCGGCTCAGACTGTGCAGTGAGGGTTTCCAGACCCCCACCATCCCTTGTTTAGTGACCCCCAAATCGCTGTCCACCCATGAGTCAGAGAGCTCAGTTCTACTgggcttctctcccccttctttgctTAGCTTCAGGCTGGGCCTTGCCTAGGGGCAAATGATGAAGTAGAgtcagatggggtggggagaagcctgCTGAGGGCCAGTCAAGCGCCCTGGAAGTGAGGCTGGGGGACATCTATTCGGGAAACCGGGCCCGGTCTCTAGACTGCAGCCCGCATTTATGAAGTCAGGCTCGCCCAAGAGACGAGGTATCTTGGCATGCCTTGCTGCAGCTGGACGTGAGGCGGGCTAAGCCCGGGCCCGGATTCGAACGGTTGCCGACCAGGGCCCGTTTGCCCCGAAAGCGTGGGCAGTGGAGGTTCGGCAgggtgggcggggaaggagggatcTGGGCCGGGAAGAGGTGTAGGGGTGACCTTTGGGAGGTCCGCTGAGCtgcctggccccctcccctctacTCCCGGTTACAGGATGTGTGGAGAAACCCAGTTCTCAGATCCCCGCTAGCCCAGAGGGAGGCTGCTGAAGGAGGGGATCTTGGGGGAGGCTGTGAAGGACGGGGACAGGGAGAAAGATGGGAGGGACCGAATCCCACCCCCCCGTCCCAGTCCTAGGCAACCCACcccttccaatcccttctcccccatgagaagcagcgctgcccaatgattagagcacgggcctgggagtcagaaggtcctgagtttctactcccacctccgcctcttatctgtagtgtgaccctgggcaagtcacttcacttctctgtgactcagtttgctcatctgtaaaatggggattaagactgtgagcctcatgtgagacatggactgggtccaacctgattaccttgtatctacctcagcgctcagaacagtgcctgacacatagtaagcgcttaacagatgtctttaaaacaaaaaaatcccttccGTACCTGACAGAGATGAGACAGGAGGGGCTGTTGAAGGTGGCAGAGTCTGATAAGCCTGAAGTCCGTTCTCTTATTCCTAGTGCTAAATCCCAAATTCCAAGCCCATCTTGGCTTCTCCGGCCACCGCCCGACCAGCGGTTTCCCCCCGTCCACCCCACCCCTCACATCCTACACCGCGGACACAACAGGGGAGAGCTCACTTCGGGTGACGGTTTTATTGTAAAACTCCACCTGAAGTGGggacccgccccccctccccgtcaccgtcccccaggggagagaaaaggagggattcCAGTCGTGCTATCCCAGGCTAGCCCAAGCCCCCCGCTCAGTCAGTGACCTCCCCACTTACACATCAAGGAAGGACTCGGAGGTTGGGGGAGTGCAAATGCGGTCCTAGcgacagaagggaaaaggggccGGTGGCGGAGGTCGGGGAGCCTTGAGTTGGTCCCTCTGGAAAGAGGAGTCAGTAGTAGGGCCACGGAGGGGGCCTCTGTGCCCACCTCATGcccagaggcagggaagggggcgtTCACGCGGAGTGAGTCGGTCCGGGTCGGCCAGCCGACGGAGAATCCGCGGGGCCCTGGAGGGTTAAGGCAGGGGCCCCGGCATCCCTCCGGCCAGTGGCGGGCCGGGGGGAACGGGACTGGAGCGATGGGACTCGGGgccagggggccggaggggacccTCAGGCCCTGCAGCCGTCCACGCAGTCCTGGCCGCTGTGGAAGAGTTGATAGACGCTGGTGAGCGGAAACATGACCGCGGCCCCCAGGAGCGAGCCGGCCTGGATGGCCACGCCGGCCCACAGCAGGCCCCGCCGGCCTCTGGAGTGCAGCAGAGAACCCACGGCCACTTTCACGTAGGACAGCAGCCCCAGGCCCAGCACCCACACCGTTACCTACAGACGGGggcagagaggtggaagagggaggagggaccggAAGAAAGAGACAAAATGAGGGGCCGGGAGGAAGAGTGCGGTGGGCGGAGCTCGGGAGGAAAGTCAACGGGCGGGTAGCCccggggaagtgggagggactaGGGgatggggtccccccccccccccagggaagaCCCGAGGCCCCAGGATGGGGCCTTCCCCGGATCGCCCCAGGGCCCCACCGGCCAATCGGCCGGCCAGTTCGACTTACCACCAGGGCAGTGCCAGCCACGGTGCCCACCATGGGCGGGCAGGGGCTCAGGGCAGCCAGCACCATTAGGAAAGTCCCACAGGCCATCCCGGCCAAGGCCAGCGCTGCCAGGCCCAGGGCCGCCCTGGAGCAGAGGGGGCGGGAAAAGATCGAGGAGAACTTAGCCCGGGCTGGGCCCGGCCGAAGAAACCCTTCCATTTCAAACCCAGCCCGGGGCAGTCGACTTCCAGTCAAACCTGGCTGGGATTGCCCTCGCCCCCTGCCACGGTGATGGGGGTGCGAATGCACGGGTGGGGCTTTTCTGCCCAGGTATGGCATTCCTGGGACTGCTGGACTTAAAATGCCCAGGACCACTTGGCGGCATCCTCGGAAGCGAGTCGCAGTCCAATCCAAAGCCAACAGAAAAAGGAAGCGGCCGACGAGCGCCTCAGACGTTTAGGGCTCTCGGCCCCTTGGGGTCGAGGGGTCGATGGGGGTAGGCAGCGGGTGGGGACTCCcgttcccacccccccaccccgccttaaCGGTCACTGCCTCGCCAGCACCCCCATCATCCCTAAGCCCCCCAGCAACGCTTCTCCCCACACCTGCAGAGGACGACCATGGCCACGAAGCAGGCCAGCGTGTTAGCCACGTTGCTGAGCACCACGGCCAAGTGGTAGGTGGTGCGGCCGTAGGGCAAGCAGGAGTAGCTCTGGATGGCGGGCAGCACCCCGTTGGTCAGCGCGTTGACCAGGGCCAGCAGCCCCAACGAGTACGTGGTCCGGCTGGTCCagaaaggggcgggaggggactcCACCTCCACCGCGGCCCCTCCGCCGTGGTCCCGCAGCGGAGACGATTCCCCCTCCGGCTccagaggcggcggcgggggaggcaggagcagcaggaggcccGCGAAGGCGCCGGCGGACAGGACCAGCAGGCCCGCCAGAGCCCAGAAGAAGGTCCCGGCCGAGAAGCGCTCTTGGAAGTAGATGGgcaccagggagggagagggtgggggcggggagggcacgggggtggggaggaaggccaGGCCGGGCGGGGGAGTCCCGCGGTGGGCGTCGGGGGCCGGGAGGGTCAGGTTGCGGCATTCAAGCTGGCCCACCccctgggccagggccaggacgcAGGGCACCAGGGTGCTGAGGCCCTGACCCAGGAAGAAGGTGCGGAGGcaggccggggggaggcgggtgAGGAAGGGCAGGAAGGTGAGGTTGGAAGTGCAGCAGGCCACGGCCAGCACGAAGGCCAGCGCCAGGAAGGCCACGGCGTGGGGCTGGCCCAGCACGGGCGCCGTGCGGGCCCACAGCGGGGCCAGCAGGGCCATCCCCGCCACGGCCAGCCACTGCACCGCCTGGATGAGtcgccgctccccggccccctccactccccagccccaccgccGGCACAGCGTTACCCCCAGTGGTCCCACGTTTCCTAGGGCGACCAACACTGAGAGGTAGGCTGGGAGGTTCCAACCTGTGGGCAgaaggggcgggaggtgggggtcgGCGGAGGGGCTCCGACCCCAGCCCCccgatcctccctcccctccgccgcccccgctccTCCCAGCCAGTCCCCAGGGCCCCGAGCCAACTCACCCTCGGGCAGATCCTCAACCATAACGGGCAGCTCCACCCACAGCCCGTTGATGGCCACCCAGGAGCCCATGCCGAACAGGGCCACCAGCACGTGGGTGCGGACCGTGGGACCCGCCTTCGGGGAAGCCGCCATCCCGCCGGCCCTGGGCACCGGGAGGGTGGAAGGGCGGGGTCAGGTCATCTCTTAGATCTCCGTCCAGCCCTCCCGTCCcggggcgcccccggccccggccactGGTCCTGggattgtggggagggggtgaggggagagggtggaaggaggagagagaaggagagagtcctttgggagagtccactgaCTCCACTGCCACCTGGGAGACTCAGGGAAGAGGCAACTTTGCGCTGGAGCGGGGGGGGGATGGTGTGAGCGACAGAAAGGGGGTACATCTAGGCTGAAACCCCTCACCCCGAGGGTACCCCCAACTTGCCCGTTGGCCTCCCTCCAGTCCTGTCGCCCTCCACGCGGTCACGAACCTGTGGGCCCCTTGGCGGGGTCGGGTCTCCCAGCCGGGGCCGGCCTCCGCCGACCCGCTCCTTCAGGCTGCGAGGCTGCAAAAGGCAGGCGAGTCAGGGCCAGGGACCGGATCT
The Ornithorhynchus anatinus isolate Pmale09 chromosome 4, mOrnAna1.pri.v4, whole genome shotgun sequence genome window above contains:
- the SLC52A2 gene encoding solute carrier family 52, riboflavin transporter, member 2, whose translation is MAASPKAGPTVRTHVLVALFGMGSWVAINGLWVELPVMVEDLPEGWNLPAYLSVLVALGNVGPLGVTLCRRWGWGVEGAGERRLIQAVQWLAVAGMALLAPLWARTAPVLGQPHAVAFLALAFVLAVACCTSNLTFLPFLTRLPPACLRTFFLGQGLSTLVPCVLALAQGVGQLECRNLTLPAPDAHRGTPPPGLAFLPTPVPSPPPPSPSLVPIYFQERFSAGTFFWALAGLLVLSAGAFAGLLLLLPPPPPPLEPEGESSPLRDHGGGAAVEVESPPAPFWTSRTTYSLGLLALVNALTNGVLPAIQSYSCLPYGRTTYHLAVVLSNVANTLACFVAMVVLCRAALGLAALALAGMACGTFLMVLAALSPCPPMVGTVAGTALVVTVWVLGLGLLSYVKVAVGSLLHSRGRRGLLWAGVAIQAGSLLGAAVMFPLTSVYQLFHSGQDCVDGCRA